The following are from one region of the Nitrososphaerota archaeon genome:
- a CDS encoding DUF86 domain-containing protein gives MKVRERISKQAEQVVHLVKELKEEKSYRGVEMLVQLIIQALLDLGIMVTTAVGGRTPKTYSEVGELLADLNLLNEEDAKLLKSMAGMRNILVHAYTAVDRAIVTGAAQRIVEDAVRIEEAIKDGLKDRVLDPPSYHTLCERLRDVFKGRVKAALLFGGRVKGYTLKGDYDIAVYFGRSHSLYDLGELAVDVARALNIGEEEVDLVDLDSAAPEIRLEALQGKPLYVEDDYVLFELKVRSILELLDMRSGMRPLEGLT, from the coding sequence TTGAAAGTTAGGGAAAGAATAAGCAAACAAGCCGAGCAAGTCGTTCATCTAGTTAAGGAACTCAAAGAGGAGAAGAGCTATAGGGGGGTAGAAATGCTTGTCCAACTAATAATACAAGCGCTCCTCGACTTGGGGATAATGGTGACCACAGCGGTTGGTGGAAGAACTCCCAAGACTTATTCGGAGGTAGGTGAACTACTGGCAGACCTAAATCTGCTAAATGAAGAGGACGCAAAGCTCTTAAAGTCGATGGCTGGCATGAGAAACATACTCGTGCACGCGTATACCGCAGTAGATAGGGCGATCGTTACTGGTGCTGCACAGAGAATTGTGGAAGACGCTGTGAGGATCGAGGAGGCTATTAAAGATGGCTTAAAAGATAGGGTACTCGACCCCCCATCTTACCACACTTTATGTGAAAGGTTGCGTGATGTGTTTAAGGGGAGGGTTAAGGCTGCTCTTCTATTCGGTGGGAGAGTCAAAGGCTACACGCTTAAAGGAGATTACGACATCGCGGTCTACTTTGGTAGGAGCCACAGCTTATATGATTTAGGCGAGCTTGCTGTAGATGTGGCTAGAGCCTTGAACATAGGCGAAGAAGAGGTTGATCTCGTTGATCTAGACTCAGCTGCGCCTGAGATTAGGCTAGAGGCTCTGCAAGGCAAACCGCTTTACGTAGAGGATGATTATGTGCTCTTTGAACTTAAGGTTAGAAGCATTCTGGAGCTGCTGGATATGCGCAGTGGTATGCGACCTCTAGAGGGGTTAACTTGA
- a CDS encoding DNA-binding protein produces the protein MIWQEVKIGRVLVCRMDFESDLLSSLEEFAKEHKVDAAFFTALGAVKKAAFAYYEQAAKRYVEEAVEEPMELLSCIGNIATLNGKVVVHAHAVFSDRSGRLKGGHLLKGTTVFAGEALILELSGVELVRSYDSVTGLNLYTPKPKPER, from the coding sequence ATGATCTGGCAAGAAGTAAAAATAGGGCGAGTATTAGTCTGCAGAATGGATTTTGAATCAGACCTACTCTCATCCTTAGAGGAGTTCGCCAAAGAGCATAAGGTAGACGCTGCTTTCTTCACCGCTCTAGGCGCGGTTAAGAAGGCCGCTTTTGCTTACTACGAGCAGGCAGCGAAAAGGTATGTGGAAGAGGCTGTGGAGGAGCCTATGGAGCTCTTAAGCTGCATAGGGAATATCGCAACACTAAACGGCAAAGTGGTGGTGCACGCGCACGCTGTCTTCTCAGACAGATCAGGTAGACTCAAAGGAGGGCATCTTCTCAAAGGAACTACCGTCTTCGCAGGAGAGGCGCTGATCCTCGAACTCAGCGGCGTGGAATTAGTTAGATCTTACGATAGTGTCACTGGACTGAACCTCTACACACCTAAGCCCAAGCCTGAGAGATAG
- a CDS encoding molybdenum cofactor biosynthesis protein F, whose product MSSITWFTLEEFGKDFRETYLPPKVNDLVGRSVKLYYSDGGVESFSFKDDGVVAWSRLLKSEAGEPSTGRYVAFRARDSVYFVDITSDAAPRRSLTLVLDLGKNIFTSILGEIPLPSSKTLLDRVRLGEELTDVRVVFGHGSIDRPPSAETPRHEKTNELLGKRVEFRYGPRAVYEHIYFESLFTWHCLMGVEKGLADTDRADYFKLSDNLYLLVWREKIIPTMGVEIVDLGEMRAFGKLFGYSSLDGMLGNIYVGAKLRVVCQAR is encoded by the coding sequence ATGTCAAGTATTACTTGGTTTACATTGGAGGAGTTCGGCAAGGATTTTCGCGAAACCTATCTTCCACCGAAGGTCAACGATCTGGTTGGGAGGAGTGTGAAATTATATTATAGTGATGGTGGAGTTGAGTCTTTCAGCTTCAAAGATGATGGGGTGGTTGCTTGGAGCAGACTTTTAAAATCCGAGGCGGGAGAGCCGTCTACTGGACGTTACGTAGCATTTAGAGCTAGGGATAGTGTGTACTTCGTTGACATCACGAGTGACGCTGCTCCTAGGCGCTCCTTGACTCTGGTGTTGGATCTAGGCAAGAACATCTTCACGTCTATATTGGGTGAGATACCGTTGCCGTCTTCGAAGACTCTTTTGGATCGCGTTAGATTAGGGGAAGAGCTCACCGATGTTAGGGTAGTATTCGGTCATGGTTCCATAGATAGACCTCCTAGCGCTGAGACACCACGCCACGAGAAGACAAATGAGCTGCTTGGGAAACGTGTGGAATTTCGGTACGGTCCTAGGGCGGTCTATGAGCATATATATTTTGAGAGCCTCTTTACTTGGCACTGCTTGATGGGGGTTGAGAAGGGGTTAGCGGATACTGATAGGGCTGATTACTTTAAGCTCTCCGATAATTTGTATCTGCTTGTGTGGCGTGAGAAGATAATTCCCACCATGGGGGTTGAGATCGTTGATTTAGGTGAGATGCGTGCGTTTGGGAAATTGTTTGGATATTCGAGCCTTGATGGTATGCTAGGTAATATATATGTGGGAGCGAAACTGAGAGTTGTCTGCCAAGCAAGATGA
- a CDS encoding aspartate aminotransferase family protein, with amino-acid sequence MWDDALEAYLRRTRRSKELFDAAKLVFVGGVNHNIRFFEPYPFFAAKASETFLWDVDGNRYVDYWMGHGSLILGHSPEVVASKLREQLSNGTIFGTPNEVSVRLGELVCDCVPCAEQVRFCNTGAEATMYGVRLARAYTKKRVVIKIEGGWHGYNSDLVKDVSPPFGVESAGVDECVRYVASAPFNDLEAARRVISENKSELACVLVEPVLGGGIIPAERDYLKGLREETEKAGCLLFFDEVITGFRVALGGGQQYYGVVPDLAALGKVLGGGLPIGAVCGLREVMAYADPRLPKSERAWIGGGTFSANPLSMTAGLATIQYLSEKSSVIYPYLNELGEEARRGIDRAFAEAGIQSATTGLGSLLLTHFPRDGKTPKDARAVHSCDRKLQFQFYFALLAKHSIFFLPGHLGAISYAHTKEDIKALVEASATLAQEAKGAYGKGGLG; translated from the coding sequence ATGTGGGATGATGCGTTAGAGGCGTATTTGAGGAGGACAAGAAGGTCTAAAGAGCTGTTCGATGCTGCGAAGCTGGTCTTCGTGGGTGGAGTGAACCACAACATTAGGTTCTTTGAACCATACCCATTCTTCGCCGCAAAGGCTTCAGAAACTTTTCTTTGGGATGTGGATGGGAATAGGTATGTGGATTATTGGATGGGGCATGGTTCGCTAATATTGGGCCATTCCCCAGAGGTAGTTGCTTCTAAGCTTAGGGAGCAACTCAGCAACGGTACAATCTTTGGCACACCAAACGAAGTTTCAGTTAGGTTAGGCGAGCTTGTCTGCGATTGCGTACCCTGCGCTGAGCAAGTTAGATTCTGTAATACTGGTGCTGAAGCAACTATGTACGGTGTTAGGCTAGCAAGAGCATACACAAAGAAGCGCGTTGTGATCAAGATCGAAGGGGGTTGGCACGGATATAACTCGGATTTAGTTAAGGATGTTTCTCCACCCTTCGGCGTTGAGAGCGCTGGGGTGGACGAGTGTGTCAGATATGTCGCTTCGGCGCCCTTCAACGACCTTGAAGCGGCTAGAAGAGTAATAAGCGAGAATAAATCGGAGCTGGCTTGCGTCCTAGTCGAGCCTGTTTTAGGTGGGGGTATAATACCAGCTGAGAGAGACTACCTTAAGGGTTTACGTGAGGAAACAGAGAAAGCGGGTTGTCTACTCTTCTTCGACGAGGTCATAACGGGTTTCAGAGTCGCCTTAGGCGGTGGGCAGCAATACTATGGTGTTGTACCAGATTTAGCTGCACTGGGTAAGGTGCTCGGAGGAGGGCTCCCGATAGGTGCTGTGTGCGGGTTAAGGGAGGTTATGGCATATGCTGACCCCAGGCTCCCTAAGAGTGAAAGGGCTTGGATCGGTGGGGGAACGTTTTCAGCAAACCCTCTCAGCATGACAGCTGGGTTGGCTACTATACAGTACCTAAGCGAGAAGAGTAGTGTGATATACCCCTACCTTAACGAGTTAGGCGAAGAGGCTAGGCGAGGCATAGATAGAGCCTTTGCTGAAGCAGGTATCCAATCAGCAACCACGGGTCTAGGTTCACTCCTATTAACGCACTTCCCCAGGGATGGCAAGACGCCTAAGGATGCGAGAGCTGTTCATAGCTGTGACCGTAAACTTCAGTTCCAATTCTACTTCGCCCTCTTAGCCAAGCACAGCATCTTCTTTCTACCCGGTCATCTAGGTGCTATCTCATATGCGCACACCAAAGAAGACATAAAGGCTCTGGTCGAGGCTTCAGCAACGTTAGCGCAGGAGGCGAAGGGAGCTTACGGAAAAGGTGGGTTAGGATGA
- a CDS encoding fructose 1,6-bisphosphatase, which translates to MRITLSVIKADVGSLAGHHMVHPEQIKVAQEKLAEAKEKGLLRDFYVTAVGDDLQLIMTHTKGVNSSEIHGLAWETFKEVTEKASKKLKLYAAGQDLLATAFSGNLKGMGPGVAEAEIEERVSEPIVIFMADKTEPGAWNLPLYRIFADPFNTAGLIIDEKLHTGFTFRVMDVMEDKVVDIHTPDESYDLLALIGTPSRYVIHSVYRRADNLLAAVASTARLSLIAGRYVGKDDPVMFVRAQHGLPAVGEVLEPFAFPHLVAGWMRGSHNGPLMPVSLRNARCTRFDGPPRVVALGFQLNEGMLVGPADLFDDPAFDRARSLANEVADYMRRHGPFMPARLGPEEMEYTTLSNVLKKIEGRFKPA; encoded by the coding sequence ATGAGGATAACATTATCTGTAATAAAAGCTGACGTAGGCAGCCTAGCTGGGCACCACATGGTACACCCAGAGCAGATTAAGGTTGCTCAAGAAAAGCTCGCTGAAGCCAAGGAGAAAGGTCTACTGAGAGACTTCTATGTAACAGCGGTTGGTGATGACCTCCAACTTATTATGACTCACACAAAAGGTGTGAACAGTAGTGAAATCCATGGTCTAGCGTGGGAGACATTCAAGGAAGTTACTGAAAAGGCATCTAAGAAGCTTAAGCTGTATGCTGCTGGACAAGATCTGCTTGCAACTGCCTTCTCTGGGAACTTGAAGGGCATGGGTCCTGGTGTGGCTGAAGCTGAGATTGAGGAGCGGGTGAGCGAGCCTATAGTGATCTTTATGGCTGATAAAACCGAGCCCGGTGCTTGGAACCTACCTTTATACCGAATATTCGCAGACCCCTTCAATACCGCTGGTCTAATAATAGATGAGAAGCTTCACACAGGCTTCACATTTAGAGTGATGGATGTTATGGAGGATAAAGTCGTAGATATCCATACCCCTGATGAATCTTACGACCTCCTTGCACTCATAGGAACGCCGAGCAGATATGTTATACACAGCGTATATCGAAGAGCAGACAACCTCTTAGCGGCTGTAGCTAGTACAGCAAGACTCTCGTTAATAGCTGGGAGGTATGTGGGCAAAGACGACCCGGTCATGTTTGTGAGAGCGCAGCACGGTCTACCAGCTGTAGGAGAAGTGCTAGAGCCCTTCGCGTTCCCCCACCTCGTGGCGGGTTGGATGCGGGGCTCACACAACGGCCCACTTATGCCGGTCTCTCTTAGGAATGCGAGGTGCACGAGATTCGACGGTCCACCTAGGGTAGTAGCCTTAGGCTTCCAGTTGAATGAGGGAATGCTTGTTGGGCCAGCAGACCTCTTCGATGATCCAGCATTCGACCGAGCTAGAAGCTTAGCTAATGAGGTAGCGGATTATATGAGGAGGCACGGACCCTTTATGCCAGCCAGACTGGGGCCTGAGGAGATGGAATACACAACACTCAGCAATGTGTTGAAGAAGATAGAGGGTAGGTTCAAGCCAGCATAG